From a region of the Hymenobacter jejuensis genome:
- a CDS encoding LytR/AlgR family response regulator transcription factor, with the protein MKTLLIEDEQFAADILADMIRAVRPDTDLLATLGSVEEAVEWLSTHQAPDLIFCDIHLSDGSSFDIFSQVEMKCPIIFTTAYNQYAIEAFKVNSVDYLLKPVRREDVAHALRKYEESKQHYLADGLGKLQGLLRSLQGPQPQLRSRFLVKNGQSIKVVQLHDIAYFQAEDAVVFLVTNEKKRFILNFTLDQLEEQLDKQLFFRVNRQFLVHINAVSEVKPYLKGRLYLLVNPAAHEDVFVSSSRAAAFKQWLGA; encoded by the coding sequence ATGAAGACGCTACTTATTGAGGATGAGCAATTTGCGGCCGACATCCTGGCCGACATGATCCGGGCTGTGCGCCCGGATACCGATCTGCTCGCCACGCTGGGCTCGGTGGAAGAAGCAGTAGAGTGGCTTTCCACGCACCAAGCGCCGGACCTGATTTTCTGTGATATTCACCTTTCAGACGGCAGCAGCTTCGACATATTTAGCCAAGTAGAAATGAAATGCCCGATTATTTTCACGACGGCCTATAACCAATATGCAATTGAGGCTTTCAAAGTAAACAGCGTCGATTATTTGCTAAAGCCGGTAAGGCGGGAAGACGTGGCACATGCGCTGCGCAAATACGAAGAATCGAAACAACATTACCTCGCCGATGGCTTAGGAAAATTGCAGGGGTTATTGCGGTCGCTTCAGGGGCCGCAACCACAGCTGCGCTCACGTTTTCTGGTGAAAAATGGACAAAGCATTAAGGTGGTGCAGTTGCACGACATTGCGTATTTTCAAGCGGAAGATGCGGTGGTTTTTTTGGTGACAAACGAGAAGAAAAGGTTTATTCTCAATTTCACCCTCGACCAGCTGGAAGAACAGTTGGATAAGCAGTTGTTTTTTCGCGTCAACCGGCAATTTCTGGTGCACATCAACGCGGTGAGCGAGGTAAAGCCGTACTTAAAAGGCCGCTTGTACCTGCTCGTGAATCCGGCCGCCCACGAAGACGTGTTTGTCAGCAGCAGCCGGGCGGCGGCTTTCAAGCAGTGGCTCGGCGCCTGA
- a CDS encoding sensor histidine kinase: MSSIISLFFYYFVERENTKAQLQQELLRAEQLQKENFKAQLELLKNQVDPHFLFNSLNVLNSLIYKDQQQASDFLNQLSTVYRLTLDNSAKPVVTLQDELQLVEAYIFLMQTRLGNKLQFQINLPPESMSKALPSAALQMLIENAIKHNGSTTKKPLQIRIYAENDSVIVENDLQPRTTPVTSTKVGLNNIISRYRYLSDRPVRIEKTAQTFRVVLPLLPLDRYEDATY, encoded by the coding sequence GTGAGCAGTATTATATCGCTCTTTTTTTATTATTTCGTGGAGCGCGAAAATACCAAAGCGCAATTGCAGCAGGAGTTGTTGCGGGCTGAGCAACTGCAAAAAGAAAACTTTAAAGCGCAACTAGAACTGCTTAAAAATCAGGTAGATCCGCATTTCCTGTTCAACAGCCTAAACGTGCTCAACTCCCTGATCTATAAAGATCAGCAGCAGGCCAGCGACTTTCTGAATCAGCTTTCTACCGTGTACCGCCTGACGCTGGACAACAGCGCCAAGCCCGTCGTGACGCTCCAGGACGAACTGCAACTGGTAGAAGCATATATCTTCTTGATGCAGACGCGATTAGGCAACAAGCTGCAATTTCAGATCAACTTGCCGCCCGAAAGTATGTCGAAAGCCCTGCCGTCGGCGGCGCTGCAAATGCTGATTGAGAATGCCATTAAGCACAACGGCTCCACAACTAAAAAACCGTTGCAAATCCGTATTTACGCCGAAAATGACAGCGTAATTGTCGAAAACGATTTGCAGCCGCGCACTACCCCCGTCACCTCAACCAAAGTGGGGCTGAACAACATCATCAGCCGATACCGCTACCTGAGCGACCGACCCGTGCGCATCGAAAAAACTGCCCAGACCTTCCGCGTAGTCCTTCCCTTGCTACCCCTTGACCGTTATGAAGACGCTACTTATTGA
- a CDS encoding flavin-containing monooxygenase, whose amino-acid sequence METTRTLIIGASVAGLAAAACLQQLGLDYLILEKEACAAAPWRRHYERLHLHTDKGLSQLPYKPFHRAVPRYPSREQVVAYLEAYRQQFSIEPRFHTEVKSLRREGDGWIAQTTQGTFRTAYVIMATGAYGTPKTLNVKGLNTFPGKIIHSAAYQTGRDFQGQRVLVIGFGNSAGDIAVDLHEHGAMPAMAVRAPVNVIPRDLLGIPILRVSILLSKLPARVADALAAPLLRFLVGDITKLGLQKRPDGPFAQIQLEGKIPLLDCGTLHHIRQGNIAIYPGLDYFEGAIAHFSDGQQAPFDAVVAAVGYEPSAPNWLVVSPNRAADLKRQLKHQRYFGHEGLYGCGWYVGPTGLFREIGFEAQAIAQDIAQKDKPK is encoded by the coding sequence ATGGAAACGACACGGACGCTGATCATTGGGGCCAGTGTGGCGGGGTTGGCGGCGGCCGCCTGTTTGCAGCAACTTGGCCTCGACTACCTCATTCTCGAAAAAGAGGCGTGCGCGGCGGCCCCGTGGCGGCGGCACTACGAGCGGCTGCATCTGCACACCGATAAGGGCCTGTCGCAGTTGCCGTACAAACCGTTTCACCGCGCCGTTCCTCGTTATCCGAGCCGTGAGCAGGTGGTGGCGTATTTGGAGGCGTATCGGCAACAGTTTAGCATCGAGCCCCGCTTCCATACCGAAGTAAAATCGCTCCGCAGAGAGGGCGACGGGTGGATTGCCCAGACTACCCAAGGCACTTTCCGCACGGCTTATGTGATCATGGCTACCGGAGCATACGGAACGCCCAAAACCCTGAACGTCAAAGGATTAAATACATTTCCAGGAAAAATCATCCACAGCGCCGCTTACCAAACCGGCCGCGACTTTCAGGGGCAGCGCGTGTTGGTGATCGGGTTTGGCAACTCAGCGGGCGACATAGCCGTGGATTTGCACGAACACGGGGCCATGCCCGCAATGGCCGTGCGCGCGCCGGTCAACGTGATTCCGCGTGACCTGCTGGGCATTCCCATTCTGCGCGTAAGCATTCTGTTGTCGAAGTTACCGGCCCGGGTCGCCGACGCTTTGGCGGCTCCTTTGCTGCGTTTTTTGGTGGGTGACATCACCAAACTGGGCCTGCAAAAAAGACCAGACGGGCCGTTTGCCCAAATTCAGCTCGAAGGGAAAATTCCGCTTCTCGACTGCGGCACGCTCCACCACATCCGGCAAGGAAATATCGCCATTTACCCCGGCCTCGACTATTTTGAGGGAGCCATCGCGCATTTTTCCGACGGCCAGCAGGCGCCCTTTGACGCCGTAGTGGCGGCCGTGGGCTACGAGCCAAGCGCCCCCAACTGGCTTGTGGTGTCCCCAAATCGGGCGGCGGATTTGAAACGCCAGCTGAAGCACCAACGGTATTTTGGCCACGAGGGCTTGTATGGGTGTGGGTGGTACGTGGGCCCGACCGGCCTATTCCGCGAGATTGGCTTCGAGGCCCAAGCCATCGCGCAGGACATTGCCCAGAAAGACAAGCCGAAGTAA
- a CDS encoding xanthine dehydrogenase family protein molybdopterin-binding subunit: MKTPEKQIGAPMNRVDGRLKVTGAATYSAEYQLPGITYAVLVGSTVTKGRITGVDTKAAERAPGVLAVITHFNSPKVPGFDTAGKDPSQPATAGGPIKIFHDDKIRFNDQPIAIVVADTLERARFAAGLVKGQYAPEKHQTNLEANASQAFLPTSAKKNPKSPMNDYQRGQADAYKTGAIKLEQEYVIPTEVHHPMELQAITAHWEAPDRLTIYDKTQGTMATRRDFAKEWGLPEENVKVIATFVGGAFGNALHSWPHESAAIIAAKVVNRPVKLMLTREQMFTMVGYRPYTWQKIGMSATADGKITAITHESIGQTSSFEEFTESTLAQTRMMYASPNLTTRYRLAALDINSPIWMRGPGEATGAFALESAMDEMAHLLKLDPLEFRLRNYTDQDPEKEKPWSTKFLKECYQLGAERIGWNKRKLEPGSVRDGDWLVGYGMGVGTFGAHRGAATVGAQLLANGTVLLQCATTDIGPGTGTAMTQIAADTLGLDPQKIRFELGNSSFPKAGTQGGSSTVNSVGPATQQACLALKDKLRGLAASGNATFASAKTEDINLADGYLTLAGNAAARVPYADLLKQAGATAVAVEAKPDDAGQKYSMYSFSVHFAEVRVHVLTGEVRVSKLVSCADAGTIINEKTAGNQMKGGAVGGIGMALMEHAIIDDRFGRYVTKDFADYHVPVHADSPDVQVAFVNQPDFHVNALGTKGIGEIATIGVAPAIANAVFNATGKRVRELPITPDKLV, translated from the coding sequence ATGAAAACACCAGAAAAGCAAATCGGAGCGCCGATGAACCGGGTGGACGGCCGCCTGAAAGTGACTGGCGCGGCCACTTATTCGGCCGAATACCAGCTACCGGGCATCACCTACGCCGTACTCGTGGGCAGCACCGTTACCAAAGGCCGCATTACGGGCGTCGATACCAAGGCCGCCGAACGTGCACCGGGCGTGCTGGCCGTCATCACCCATTTTAACTCGCCCAAAGTGCCGGGCTTCGACACAGCGGGCAAGGACCCCTCGCAGCCAGCCACGGCGGGCGGGCCGATTAAGATATTTCACGACGATAAAATCCGCTTCAACGACCAGCCCATTGCCATCGTGGTGGCCGACACGCTGGAGCGAGCACGCTTTGCTGCCGGATTGGTGAAGGGGCAATACGCGCCGGAAAAGCACCAGACCAATCTGGAAGCCAATGCCTCGCAGGCATTTTTGCCCACTTCGGCCAAGAAGAATCCGAAGTCGCCGATGAACGACTACCAGCGGGGCCAGGCGGATGCGTACAAGACCGGCGCCATTAAGCTGGAACAAGAGTACGTCATTCCGACCGAGGTGCACCACCCCATGGAGCTGCAAGCCATCACGGCGCACTGGGAAGCACCTGACCGCCTGACCATTTACGACAAGACGCAAGGCACCATGGCTACGCGGCGCGACTTCGCCAAAGAGTGGGGGTTGCCCGAGGAAAACGTGAAGGTGATTGCCACCTTTGTGGGCGGGGCGTTTGGCAACGCCCTGCACAGCTGGCCCCACGAGTCAGCCGCCATTATTGCCGCCAAGGTGGTAAACCGCCCGGTGAAGCTGATGCTGACCCGCGAGCAGATGTTTACCATGGTAGGTTACCGGCCTTACACCTGGCAGAAAATCGGCATGAGCGCTACCGCCGACGGTAAAATCACGGCCATCACGCACGAGAGCATCGGCCAGACCTCGTCCTTCGAGGAGTTTACCGAATCGACGCTGGCGCAGACGCGCATGATGTACGCCTCGCCTAACCTCACCACCCGCTACCGCCTGGCGGCCCTCGACATAAACTCCCCCATCTGGATGCGCGGCCCCGGCGAAGCGACCGGTGCATTTGCCCTGGAGTCGGCCATGGATGAAATGGCCCACTTGCTGAAGCTCGACCCGCTCGAATTCCGGCTGCGCAACTACACCGACCAGGACCCGGAAAAAGAAAAACCCTGGAGTACTAAGTTTTTGAAAGAGTGTTATCAACTTGGTGCTGAACGCATTGGCTGGAACAAGCGGAAGCTCGAACCCGGCTCCGTACGCGACGGCGACTGGCTGGTGGGCTACGGCATGGGCGTTGGCACGTTTGGCGCGCACCGCGGCGCGGCCACCGTGGGCGCGCAATTGCTGGCCAATGGCACCGTCTTGCTACAGTGCGCCACCACCGACATCGGCCCCGGCACCGGCACCGCGATGACGCAGATTGCGGCCGACACCCTGGGCCTGGACCCGCAGAAAATCCGGTTTGAGTTGGGCAACTCGTCCTTTCCCAAGGCCGGTACGCAGGGCGGCTCCTCCACCGTAAACAGCGTAGGCCCGGCCACGCAGCAGGCCTGCCTGGCGCTCAAAGACAAACTGCGCGGATTGGCAGCGTCCGGCAACGCAACCTTCGCCTCAGCCAAAACGGAAGACATAAACCTGGCGGATGGCTACCTCACGCTGGCCGGTAACGCTGCAGCCCGCGTGCCCTACGCTGACTTGCTGAAGCAGGCGGGCGCCACGGCTGTGGCCGTAGAAGCCAAACCCGACGACGCGGGCCAGAAGTACTCCATGTACTCGTTTTCGGTGCATTTTGCCGAGGTACGGGTACACGTGCTCACCGGCGAGGTGCGGGTCAGCAAGCTGGTTTCTTGTGCCGATGCGGGCACCATCATCAATGAGAAAACCGCCGGCAACCAAATGAAAGGTGGCGCCGTCGGTGGCATCGGCATGGCCCTGATGGAGCACGCCATCATCGACGACCGCTTCGGCCGCTACGTCACCAAGGACTTCGCCGACTACCACGTACCGGTTCATGCCGACTCGCCCGATGTGCAGGTTGCTTTTGTGAATCAGCCCGACTTCCACGTCAACGCGCTGGGCACGAAGGGGATCGGCGAAATCGCCACGATCGGTGTGGCCCCGGCCATCGCCAATGCCGTGTTCAACGCTACCGGCAAGCGCGTGCGCGAATTGCCCATCACCCCCGATAAGCTAGTCTAG
- a CDS encoding FAD binding domain-containing protein gives MNPFQYVRPSKQQAAIDAVAKDPTAKFIAGGTNLVDLMKRGVMTPHKLVDINRLPLNKIEQQNNSLRIGALALNSAVAEDRQVREKQPLLALALNAGASPQLRNMATVGGNMLQRTRCAYFYDTTMPCNKRQPGTGCGALEGVNRMHAIFGFSDKCIAVHPSDMSVALVALDAVVQVSGPKGNRSIPFADFHRLPGNTPEKDTNLEPGELITAVDVPDGPFTKHVHYQKVRERASYAFALLSVAAALDIDGSNNIKAARLAMGGVAHKPWRLTAAEQALVGKPATEETFRQAAAVAMQGAKAFKYNAYKLKLGPNAIVQALKTAAAA, from the coding sequence ATGAACCCGTTCCAATACGTCCGCCCTAGCAAGCAGCAAGCTGCCATTGACGCGGTAGCCAAGGACCCAACTGCCAAATTCATCGCCGGCGGCACCAACTTGGTCGATTTGATGAAGCGCGGCGTGATGACGCCCCACAAGCTGGTCGACATCAACCGCCTGCCCCTGAACAAGATAGAGCAGCAGAATAACAGCTTGCGTATCGGCGCGCTGGCCCTGAACTCGGCCGTGGCCGAGGACCGGCAAGTGCGTGAGAAGCAGCCCCTGCTGGCCCTGGCCCTGAACGCCGGCGCCTCGCCCCAACTGCGCAACATGGCCACGGTGGGCGGCAACATGCTCCAGCGCACCCGCTGCGCTTATTTCTACGACACCACCATGCCTTGCAACAAGCGCCAGCCCGGCACCGGCTGTGGCGCATTGGAAGGCGTAAACCGCATGCACGCCATCTTCGGCTTTTCGGACAAGTGCATTGCCGTGCACCCGTCCGACATGAGCGTGGCCCTGGTGGCGCTGGATGCCGTGGTGCAAGTAAGCGGCCCCAAGGGCAACCGCAGCATTCCGTTCGCGGACTTCCACCGCTTGCCCGGCAACACGCCCGAAAAGGACACCAACCTAGAGCCCGGCGAGCTGATAACGGCCGTGGACGTGCCCGACGGACCCTTCACCAAGCACGTGCACTACCAGAAAGTGCGCGAGCGGGCCAGCTATGCCTTCGCGTTACTCTCCGTAGCCGCGGCGCTCGATATCGACGGCAGCAACAACATCAAAGCGGCGCGCCTGGCGATGGGCGGCGTGGCCCACAAGCCCTGGCGCCTCACGGCGGCCGAGCAGGCGTTGGTCGGCAAGCCGGCCACCGAAGAAACGTTCCGGCAGGCCGCGGCCGTTGCCATGCAGGGCGCCAAAGCCTTTAAGTACAACGCATACAAGCTGAAGCTGGGTCCCAACGCCATTGTGCAGGCCCTCAAAACTGCCGCTGCGGCTTAA
- a CDS encoding (2Fe-2S)-binding protein, whose translation MNPEPDVPANHDENRRTFLKQSSLLTAFALVPGPVVSAAAAQLDERVADAFEKVPLNLKVNGQKVKLSVEPRTTLLDLLRENLHLTGTKKGCDYGQCGACTVHVDGQRVNSCLSFAVMHEGKEITTIEGLAEGDKLHPMQEAFVKHDGFQCGYCTPGQIMSAVACVREGHAGSESEIREFMSGNICRCGAYSNIVAAIQDVKKGGQKV comes from the coding sequence ATGAATCCTGAACCGGACGTGCCGGCGAACCACGACGAAAACCGGCGCACGTTTCTCAAACAATCGTCTCTGCTCACCGCCTTTGCCTTGGTGCCCGGCCCGGTGGTGTCGGCTGCCGCGGCCCAGCTCGACGAGCGCGTCGCCGACGCCTTCGAGAAAGTCCCGTTGAATCTGAAAGTCAACGGCCAAAAGGTCAAGCTCTCCGTCGAGCCGCGCACCACGCTGCTCGACCTGCTGCGCGAAAACCTCCACCTCACCGGTACCAAAAAGGGCTGCGACTACGGCCAGTGCGGCGCCTGCACCGTGCACGTCGATGGCCAGCGCGTGAACAGCTGCCTGAGCTTCGCCGTGATGCACGAAGGCAAGGAAATTACCACCATTGAGGGCCTAGCCGAGGGTGACAAGCTACACCCCATGCAGGAAGCCTTTGTGAAGCACGACGGCTTTCAGTGCGGCTACTGCACCCCGGGCCAGATTATGTCGGCCGTGGCGTGCGTGCGCGAAGGCCACGCCGGCTCGGAAAGCGAAATCCGGGAGTTTATGAGCGGCAACATCTGCCGCTGCGGGGCTTACTCAAACATTGTGGCGGCCATTCAGGACGTGAAAAAAGGAGGCCAAAAGGTATGA
- a CDS encoding SDR family oxidoreductase encodes MNNIALVVGASGIIGSNLAQELLANGWATFGLARNPRTELAGLQPIAADLLDVTSLETALADLKPTHVFITSWMRNDTEVENIRVNSAMVRNLLTVLSPKGSVQHVALVTGLKHYLGPFEAYVSGGVAPPTPLRESQPRLALDNFYYAQEDEVYAAAARDGFTWSIHRPHTIIGKAVGNLMNLGTTLAVYASICKETGRPFRWPGSQAQWEGLSDVTDARVIAKQLVWAATTEAARNEAYNVVNGDIFRWSWLWGRLADWFGVEPVGFDGTIHPLEAEMAQDADLWRSIAAQHGLVEPELSRLASPWHTDLDLGRPIEVMTDMANSRQRGFTVYQRTEDSFFDLFAQLRSDRLIP; translated from the coding sequence ATGAATAACATAGCTCTAGTAGTCGGCGCCAGCGGCATCATTGGCAGCAACCTAGCCCAAGAGCTCTTGGCCAACGGCTGGGCGACCTTCGGGTTGGCCCGAAACCCGCGCACCGAGCTGGCCGGCCTGCAACCAATAGCCGCCGATTTGCTCGACGTAACTAGCCTCGAAACGGCGCTAGCCGATCTAAAACCCACGCACGTATTCATCACGAGCTGGATGCGCAACGACACGGAGGTGGAAAACATCCGGGTGAACAGCGCCATGGTGCGCAATCTGCTGACGGTGCTTTCGCCCAAAGGCTCGGTGCAACATGTGGCTTTGGTCACTGGGCTTAAGCACTATCTCGGGCCGTTTGAGGCCTACGTGAGCGGAGGTGTTGCGCCGCCCACGCCCCTGCGCGAATCGCAGCCGCGGCTGGCGCTCGACAACTTTTACTACGCGCAGGAAGACGAAGTGTACGCCGCGGCGGCCCGCGACGGCTTTACCTGGAGCATTCACCGCCCGCACACCATCATCGGGAAGGCCGTGGGCAACCTCATGAACCTGGGCACCACGCTGGCCGTGTACGCTAGCATCTGCAAGGAAACCGGCCGGCCGTTTCGCTGGCCCGGCTCGCAGGCGCAGTGGGAAGGCCTTTCCGACGTGACCGACGCCCGCGTGATTGCCAAGCAGTTGGTATGGGCCGCTACCACCGAAGCTGCCCGCAACGAAGCCTACAACGTCGTCAACGGCGATATTTTCCGGTGGAGCTGGTTGTGGGGCCGGCTGGCCGATTGGTTTGGCGTCGAGCCCGTGGGCTTCGATGGCACCATTCACCCATTGGAAGCCGAAATGGCGCAGGATGCCGATCTGTGGCGTAGCATCGCCGCCCAGCACGGCCTCGTCGAGCCTGAGCTAAGCCGCCTGGCCTCGCCGTGGCATACCGACCTGGATCTGGGCCGGCCCATTGAGGTAATGACCGACATGGCCAACAGCCGCCAGCGCGGCTTTACGGTTTACCAGCGCACCGAAGACTCGTTTTTTGACCTGTTTGCCCAGCTGCGCTCCGACCGACTTATTCCGTAA
- a CDS encoding NADP-dependent isocitrate dehydrogenase: MNKIKVTNPVVELDGDEMTRIIWKFIKDKLILPYLDLDIKYYDLGIEYRDETNDQVTVDAANAIRQYGVGIKCATITPDEERVKEFNLKQMWKSPNGTIRNILDGTVFREPIVMSNVPRLVPNWTAPICIGRHAFGDQYRATDFVTKGKGKLTITFTPEDGGETQSFEVFNFKGDGVALAMYNTDESIRGFAHACFNQALMKGWPLYLSTKNTILKKYDGRFKDLFQEIYEQEYQAKFKEAGITYEHRLIDDMVASALKWNGNFVWACKNYDGDVQSDTVAQGFGSLGLMTSTLVTPDGGTMEAEAAHGTVTRHYRDHQAGKPTSTNPIASIFAWTRGLEFRGLLDGNQELINFCKTLEAVCIETVESGKMTKDLAVCIHGNKVEHGRDYLYTEEFLEALDETLKRKLAN, encoded by the coding sequence ATGAACAAAATCAAGGTAACGAACCCCGTCGTGGAGCTGGATGGCGACGAAATGACCCGCATCATCTGGAAATTCATCAAGGACAAGCTGATCCTGCCGTATCTGGACCTGGATATTAAGTACTACGATCTGGGCATCGAGTACCGCGATGAAACCAACGACCAAGTGACCGTCGATGCGGCCAACGCCATTCGGCAGTATGGGGTGGGCATCAAGTGCGCCACCATCACGCCGGATGAGGAGCGCGTTAAGGAGTTCAACCTCAAGCAGATGTGGAAGTCGCCCAACGGCACCATCCGCAACATCCTGGACGGGACCGTATTCCGGGAGCCTATCGTGATGAGCAACGTGCCCCGTCTCGTGCCCAACTGGACGGCCCCCATCTGCATCGGCCGCCACGCTTTCGGTGACCAATACCGCGCTACGGATTTCGTAACCAAAGGCAAAGGCAAGCTCACCATCACGTTTACCCCCGAAGACGGCGGCGAAACCCAGTCCTTCGAGGTGTTCAACTTCAAGGGCGACGGCGTGGCGCTGGCCATGTACAACACCGACGAGTCGATCCGTGGCTTTGCCCACGCCTGCTTCAATCAGGCTCTGATGAAAGGCTGGCCCTTGTACCTGTCGACGAAAAACACCATCCTCAAAAAGTACGACGGCCGGTTCAAAGACCTCTTTCAGGAAATCTACGAGCAGGAATACCAAGCCAAGTTCAAGGAAGCCGGCATTACCTACGAACATCGCCTGATCGACGACATGGTGGCCTCGGCCCTAAAGTGGAACGGCAATTTTGTGTGGGCCTGCAAAAACTACGACGGCGACGTGCAAAGCGACACGGTAGCACAAGGTTTTGGTTCTCTGGGACTTATGACTTCGACGCTGGTAACGCCCGACGGCGGCACCATGGAAGCCGAAGCCGCGCACGGTACCGTAACACGCCACTACCGCGACCACCAGGCCGGCAAACCAACCTCTACCAACCCCATTGCATCCATCTTCGCCTGGACGCGCGGGCTGGAATTCCGCGGGCTTCTCGATGGCAACCAGGAGCTGATCAACTTCTGCAAAACCCTGGAAGCCGTATGCATCGAAACCGTGGAAAGCGGCAAGATGACCAAAGACTTGGCCGTCTGCATCCACGGCAACAAGGTGGAGCACGGCCGGGACTACCTCTACACCGAGGAGTTTCTGGAAGCCCTCGACGAAACCTTGAAACGCAAGCTGGCTAACTAA
- a CDS encoding formylglycine-generating enzyme family protein: MPWPCFFRGAPAVLLLLSGCHFSEQQPLAADSPTSQQVACCAPAQAGRPGGAAPSATVDKDIRPDSAQPAHMVRIPAGEFLMGTDAENSFANERPAHLVRVAAFWMDEHEVTNAEFARFVAATGYVTAAEQPVDWEQLRAQLPPGTPRPGPEALAPGALVFTPPAQAVSLDDVAAWWRWVPGASWRHPEGPASTLRGREQHPVVQVSWTDAAAYARWAGKRLPTEAEWEYAARGGLAGKRFAWGNTPPDDRHPQANIWQGDFPYRNTRTDGFTGTAPVKSFAPNGYGLYDMAGNVWEWCADWYRADTHVTLARLGSCENPHGPQASLDPDEPATPKRVTKGGSFLCHVSYCESYRPSARRGSDPAAGLSHVGFRCVRP, encoded by the coding sequence ATGCCTTGGCCGTGCTTTTTTCGCGGTGCCCCCGCGGTGCTCCTTCTCCTGAGCGGCTGCCACTTTTCGGAGCAGCAACCTTTGGCCGCTGACTCGCCCACCAGCCAGCAAGTGGCCTGCTGTGCGCCCGCGCAGGCAGGACGACCGGGTGGTGCCGCACCAAGCGCAACCGTGGATAAGGATATTCGGCCCGACTCGGCCCAGCCGGCGCACATGGTTCGGATACCCGCTGGCGAGTTCCTGATGGGAACCGATGCCGAAAACAGCTTTGCCAACGAGCGGCCAGCTCACCTGGTGCGGGTGGCAGCTTTCTGGATGGACGAACACGAAGTCACCAACGCCGAGTTTGCCCGTTTTGTAGCCGCCACCGGCTACGTCACCGCCGCCGAACAGCCCGTGGATTGGGAGCAACTGCGGGCACAGCTGCCTCCGGGTACTCCGCGCCCCGGGCCTGAGGCGCTGGCGCCCGGCGCCTTGGTGTTTACGCCCCCGGCGCAGGCCGTGTCGCTCGACGACGTGGCGGCGTGGTGGCGCTGGGTGCCCGGGGCCTCGTGGCGTCACCCCGAAGGGCCTGCTTCTACGTTGCGCGGCCGTGAGCAACACCCGGTAGTGCAGGTTTCGTGGACTGATGCGGCGGCGTATGCGCGCTGGGCCGGCAAACGCCTGCCGACCGAAGCCGAATGGGAGTACGCTGCCCGCGGCGGTTTGGCAGGCAAGCGCTTTGCGTGGGGCAACACGCCGCCCGACGACCGGCACCCGCAAGCCAACATCTGGCAGGGCGATTTTCCGTACCGCAACACCCGCACCGACGGCTTCACGGGCACGGCCCCGGTAAAATCGTTCGCGCCGAACGGGTATGGGCTTTACGACATGGCCGGCAACGTGTGGGAATGGTGCGCCGACTGGTACCGCGCCGATACGCACGTCACGCTCGCCCGCCTCGGCAGTTGCGAAAATCCGCACGGCCCCCAGGCTAGCCTCGATCCCGACGAGCCCGCCACTCCCAAGCGCGTCACCAAAGGAGGCTCGTTTCTCTGCCACGTAAGCTACTGCGAAAGCTACCGCCCCAGTGCCCGCCGCGGCAGCGACCCCGCTGCCGGCCTTAGCCACGTAGGGTTTCGTTGCGTGCGGCCATAG